cttttaggcacgatttcatcacgatgttctAACCAATATCACTGGCTCCACCAgtgatatttttcttatacatatttaactttgaaaagtcattggtgtgttgcctcggttcgaaccatcgattacttgcgtgggaggcgatTACTCAGATCAGTTGGTTATATCTTGCTTAAAGGAGAGTTTGTACCTCTTatgattttatcttttattgtgCCGATGTTATATTGGTATAAATCCAGTTTATCCAGTTAAATCCAGTGTGAACTGCGTTCTTACGTATTGAGACTATGCTCACGTTTATCCTTATTGTGACTTCATAAGGAATACTAAAGGAAGTTTTATGTGAATCACATGTTCTTGGGTTTAACTATTAACTatttgaaagaaacaaatcaACTTTTATTATGACTTCGTTTGAATTCAATGATGAGAACTGAAAAtgaattattactttttttttttattaaatcctacatttatttgtacataacgccagttttatttctacaaatGCAGAAAACAAGGTTTCTGTAGGCATTTAGTTACATTAGCCTGCCCTGTTTATATAACTAACTTACATTACAAAGTAAGTAGTGGGTTATAACTCTGAAAAACTTTATGCAGTAGCGAGTAGCGAGCAAAGGCTAGCCACTACGTAGTATAAGACAAAATCACTTCCCGCTGTATGTCCCTATGTACGCTTAGATCTTAAAAACTACGCTATGGGTTTTGATGtggtttttttattagatagaGTGGTTCGAGAGAAAggtttttatgttaaaaatatgtaggtttatggtttatctaaaatattgtcTTTGTTTCAGTGAAAATGACAGCAGACCGAAGTTTATAATAGACAATGATGCTGGTGGCGATGATGCTATGGCGATCTTTCTTTCTCTGCTTTACGAAAAGCACTTCAATGGGTGAGCCCTATTTACTAAATAGAGTGGAGAAAAAAGTGTCATGAAAGGAAACTACATACTATAAATTACTGATTACTTAATTTACTGTGTAGAGATATACTTCATTCGctatttcaaaaatctttgaaaggTTGTCTCGTAAATCTAATGGGAGTAAAAcctttcaaagattttttatctACCTACAATATTCTTAACCAAAAAAGATTTATAGTGTTAATGGTGCACGTAGTAGATTTTATagacctctgcctacatcttcggatgaaacaggcgtgataataatgtattttatttaatttttacttgtGTTTCAGACCAAAATTAGTTGCATTAACGACCGGAAACGGTAACACACAAGAAGACAACGTATGCTACAATAATCAGAGGATTCTAAAAGTTGCTAATAGACAAGACGTAAGTCcacaaaattaatcaaatcaaggaatttttatactattatataaatGGACGTGAACAACATAGGAACAATTACGACTTTTGAAAGTTATGTAGAAATAACCTGGTATCATATTGTTCTTATAGGGAAATAAGACATTATGGTAACATCTGGATTAAAAGCAATCTGGCTGTCCGCGATTGAGCCCattttcccactgctgggctagaaTATCCTACTGGGTAGAGAGATGAATTggaccttgagtccacaacaCTGACCTAGTGCGTAATGGGGAATTTACTTTACTTCTAGCACTGTTTTAAAGAGCTCTAATCGCGATGTTACCCCTCATAGTTAGAATTAGAGATAATAATTCCTAAAACTTTAGTATTAATATATTAGCCGAAAAATATCTTCTTCGAgaaacatatttacatttaaatttgatGCAATTAAAATGCCTTTGTTTATTGACATTATATAAGAAACTCATAACGCACGTGTTAATATGTCATTAACGATTAAACTAGTATTAAGAGTCAATTAGTTGAACTCCGACGTGACATATTAAGATAAGGGTTTTGTACTGTAGCACTATTCTGTACaattgaaaccatcgagtatcgagagtttgacatttggaatgtactgccaaaattgttttcacgacgcccgctagaggcgctgattcgatagtcatacattttttttcgacaggtagccggttgtcgattctCGATCGTAGTAGAGAATCTGACTACTAGATTACTCAAGACATTATTAAATTGGATAGATTCCGAAATATTCCCATGATTGAGCAGTGGAGCTAATTGAATTgcttaatttagattatttttgttttaaaccagCGAGCGTTCGAATATGTTCTGTACCTATTCCGGGATCTTATTAGACAGCCTTGACGTGCCTGATTTACCTAGATTAcgagtataaataataatttttagtgTGCTCAAAAATGACCCGTAAAAACAAGTCATCTTCAGCTGCGTTTGCTTGCgtgtcactgatgttctaaactCAGTCGAAAACCTCGCTTTTAAGTTCTTAAACTATTTAAAGACATAATGAACGATTTCTCGAAAGCAACTCGATCGTATTTTAATCCTATTCTATCAGGAGTAAGCCACCTaatgaaataacatttatactGCTTAAATGCGAGGAAACGAAGCCCTACAATGAAGGTTCCATGTTTCCAGATTCCTATCTACAGAGGGTCCAAAAAATCACTGGTGAAGACTCCATCAGTAACAGATTACTACGGAAAAGATGGTTTAGGAGACTCGGGAGAAACATACCCTGATTTGGTTCCAGCAAAAGATGAGGGGGCTGTATCAGCTCTCATTGACTATTCTAAGAAATATGAAGGTAAGTCTATCTGATTCTGATGTCGGTATATCATAttaaaaatctctttggcttcacgaatcacaaatgagtacacggttcattaggtttctttcagtgagctcgtgaggtaccctaatatcgagcttttttgtgtagagaaaagattttattacaagttcatacatactataatgcgaaaagagttTTTCCCCGACCGAAAAATCATATAGCTTCCGAGCAAGGGACTTCTTACGGAAAATAGGTAAGGTTAAGACAAACAAAGGTTGCATACAATGTACCTACCTAGAGTAAAAGCCATAAAATTGACAAATTTTACACTCTATTTAGTTTGAACtaaatcaaaattgtatttatattttatgatattttcagGTCAATTAACAGTAATTACAATAGGATCATTAACAAACGTGGCGCTAGCAGTGACGTTAGACCCTGGGTTCTTGGGAAGACTGAACCATCTGTACATTGGAGCTGGTCATATACACAGTAAGTCAATTAGTAATTAGAAAGAAGAATTTTCTTCATGAATGATGATTCTGTAGTCTTATTTCACCTTcaattgcttgacgtttcggcgtaggTAACACTGGGACTATTACCCGAGACCCGATACCGAGGTCTCGGGTTAGGAacagtgaccatcaatttgatgtacactagttATCAATCAAAATATGTGATAAGGCCACTGATATTATGCTTATGCCCACgcgtaataaaaatatcgcaCGCTTAATAAGAGACTGGCCTAACTCAAAAAACTAGATTTGTAGGAAATCGTTAAAAAGGTTTTCGAAATCATAGTAATAATTGTGAAAACGCATGAGAGTGAAAGAGACCGATATAGTAGAACTCGGTCTAGAAACGAGATATCGTAAAAATTCCGAGATAGAAAGATATTAAGGCGTTAAAACGAGTTCCTTTGTTTGCTTAACTCATTTTGGTCCTAAACCGTTATCGGTCAGTATGTTATTGAGCGTGCGATATGTGTActaattctaaatattattatttccaggTGAAGCCAATCCGGAGCCAGAGTTCAATGCACAAGTAGACGTAGAAGCCTACCACATTATCGCACAAAACGCTACCGCGGACAAAGTCACCGTCTTCCCATTCTCACAAGCTAGAGAGTACCTCAATTTTACCAAGGTGTGTTtcttactacaaaaataaatgcgaACGTTGGTGTAGATCGGTTACTCAATTTCGCCAacactactgaatggatttcgatgaaatttgcTACACggacaaatgaataaaaaatagataaaggagaatgctcaaaatgtatgggaaaaaaacccaggccgtacacaaacggtgtgtaactctgaattttagtgatactgagtgattcaattccagatattcgcctctatcaaattcgatggctaaatactattttttgctattatctactatttaaaaggtgaatttaaaaaataaatatttttcaaacattcatcacaatgattattttttgaataatataattgtataagtaaatatctaatactaataaataattaattttaatagaactgtgatttttaaaaaataattaacaataaaataattatattctatcactacatagtacatagaaggtgccagctgcatttcttcccgtgcatactgcaaaagtcagtagagggatggaagggtttggtgcttcataggctataggctagcaatctaccaccatgacaacacttttctaccttacaatagccctccaattgtctgccaacccgcattagaccagtagtgtggtggactaaggcctgatccccctctttgttaagaggggaggctcgtgcccctcggtggggacatatatgtatgacctggtgatgatgactcatttttcaaaaatatatttttttttttttatatttttaatttgtaactcagttacatacctatattaaaaatgtgtgactcaaaaaagattaaacatttatataggtaacttatt
Above is a window of Anticarsia gemmatalis isolate Benzon Research Colony breed Stoneville strain chromosome 2, ilAntGemm2 primary, whole genome shotgun sequence DNA encoding:
- the LOC142979774 gene encoding uncharacterized protein LOC142979774 isoform X1, whose product is MIKTIFVCLTIFVLVKCENDSRPKFIIDNDAGGDDAMAIFLSLLYEKHFNGPKLVALTTGNGNTQEDNVCYNNQRILKVANRQDIPIYRGSKKSLVKTPSVTDYYGKDGLGDSGETYPDLVPAKDEGAVSALIDYSKKYEGQLTVITIGSLTNVALAVTLDPGFLGRLNHLYIGAGHIHSEANPEPEFNAQVDVEAYHIIAQNATADKVTVFPFSQAREYLNFTKDWRINVLGAINTEIIKHQNKYEKVSLQKEPRWQALDPAVISLFLRPDLVQEYKYSKNDIHICGTNRGIVTNEFVEKEKANVRIAYSVKTEEYRQFLLDVFKYDANSPVSN
- the LOC142979774 gene encoding uncharacterized protein LOC142979774 isoform X2 — translated: MADFENDSRPKFIIDNDAGGDDAMAIFLSLLYEKHFNGPKLVALTTGNGNTQEDNVCYNNQRILKVANRQDIPIYRGSKKSLVKTPSVTDYYGKDGLGDSGETYPDLVPAKDEGAVSALIDYSKKYEGQLTVITIGSLTNVALAVTLDPGFLGRLNHLYIGAGHIHSEANPEPEFNAQVDVEAYHIIAQNATADKVTVFPFSQAREYLNFTKDWRINVLGAINTEIIKHQNKYEKVSLQKEPRWQALDPAVISLFLRPDLVQEYKYSKNDIHICGTNRGIVTNEFVEKEKANVRIAYSVKTEEYRQFLLDVFKYDANSPVSN